The window CGTCGGGGCAAGTTGCGGGCGTCGATGGCTGCGGCTGGCGGTGGAGGGagcgtcggcgcggcggcgctggaggcCGTGATGGCCGTGGAGGGGCAGGAGGCCACGCCCTCGGCGGAGGGCGGCATGCGGGGGGCCGGCGTGGTGGAGGCGCGGCTGGCGGCTCGACCAAGAGCCCGTCTTTGCCATTGTTTACGAGGTATGGTACTTGCGAGTCATTATGCGAGACCTTCTATGGCCGTCGATGGGGTGCTTGTGTGGGTGATATGAAGACGCTGGCGAAAGCCTTGCCGTGCCTTTGGCCGGTTTGACGACGACGCCCGTAGGCGCCGTTTCCCTTCTTGGAGGTGTTGTCGTGGCGTTTTTCTTCTATATCGCCCACAAATATCTAGGTAAAAACCTTGTTCCGGTTTCGGACGAGCGGCGCCGATGTTATGCATCATGTCCTCCTTGGCGGCATCGCTTCAGAGAAGTTCCTATGAATCGATGACTGTTGATGGTCTTTCTCGGTTCAAAAGCTTTCATACCTTGGTGTTCGGCGAGGCCTTTGTCTTCTTGAGTCCACTTAGTTCTTGTGGTGGGCAACACGCTCTTCGGTTGTTTCTACTGATGAAGTCGGAGCTGCTCGTTGATGGGGTGCGGCGATGCTCGACAACGATGACATGCTGCAGTCTCTTCTATGGAGTTGGTGCTAGCCGTGTGAAGGAAGTGGCTCCTTGGTGGCTTGGCTGATGTCCATCGTTAGATATCGGAGCTGTTTTTCGCTTTGGCGACTTTCGTGGCTTAGTGTCACTGCGGTTGTGAAGTCGGCGCTGCTAGATTGCTTGCGCGATTAGCTCGGCAACGATAACACCTCTTCTGCGATGTCGAAGCCGTTGAGTCGCTTTTGTGATTAGCTTGGCAGCGATGTCCTGCGGTTGGGCTCCGCCGTCGTTGTTAGTTTTGTAGCTAGGTCCCTTGCTCTTCTCTGCGTGGTGGGTTTTAGCCAGTTTCCCACAATTAACCGTGCAATTGTTTGTTTTTCGGGTCCGGTTTTCCTTATAAAGTGGgtcaattctcttcttcttcaataCAAAGACACCTTGCGtggtttcaaattttttttcccaacgaCGACAATCTAAACATGTATCAAATATCAACCTCATCGTAATACGACTTATTAGAGAttgcaaaaataattttaagagtatttttttatatactccctccgtttcaaaatgtttgacaccgttgactttttaatacgtgtttgaccattcatcttattcaaaaaatttaagtaattattaattctttttatatcatttgattcattgttaaatatactttcatgtacatatatagttttacatatttcacaaatttttttaataagacgaacagtcaaacatgtgctaaaaagtcaacggtgtcaaatattttgaaacggagggagtatttgttatTAGATATTTAAAAACAAATGTTGGAAAAAATAATTACGTTGAAAAACCCCAAAATTAAGTCTTAAATTCagttttagaatttaaatttacGATTTTGCTTTTATGCGGAAGGCGGAACGATAGGGTGTTATCAAACTTACCATGTTTTGGTTTTGCTAAAATTTAGATGAGTTCATTTTGGCATCAAATTAATTACACTTTTAGTGCAAGGAGAGACGCGAATGACTTGTTCTATGACAGTGCTAGTAGTGTGCCGAAGGACGATGATATCCACATGACGATCATCAGCAACCAAGCCCTGATTTCGACGATTCTGTACACGCATTTGAAACTGGAAACTCGAAATCGTATGACTAGGCAGAAAACAAGACCAATCTATCAAGTAGAAAAACaatatctcctctctctctctctctctctctctctctaaaaaaagCAATATCTCTTGATCGATCGATTCGAGTTTGCATATCTATTTCGTTgaaaattccccatgcatttgGGATCATGCATATCATCAGTATTCACGTAACTAATTACCCTTTCACCAAAAGAACTGTCCGTCTTCGTTGAAATTTTCCAATACACATTTGGAGTCATCCATATCAGTATTCGTCCGATTAACTACGGTTGCACCAAAAAGGTCCCAACTAGTTTCGATGTTCGATCTAACCACTGAAAACGCCACACAAACGAATCCTGGTTAAATTGGGGATAAGTTCAGCAGTAGCAGGTACATACGCCGATGCGCGGCGAGTGACGAGACGATGGCCGATCGGGTGGATCACGCCCGCTTGTCCATCATGGACTTGAACTCGTCGAAGGGGATGACGCCGTCTCCGCGTACTTGGCCATCATGGCCTTGAACTCGTCGAAGGAGAtgacaccgtcgccgtcgctgtccgtGGCCGCGACGATCTCCGCGTACTCCTCGGCCGTCAGATCCACCCCGCCGAGCCTATGCATCGCGCGCCGCAGCTCCTCCGCCGTGACCACACCGTCCCCGTCCTCGTCGTACTAGTTGAACACCGCCTGCAGCGCCTCCGAATCCCCGTCCTCCATCACTGCGCGGAGCTCCTCGATGCTGTCCTCGTCGTACTCGTCGAACACCGCATGCAGCGCCTCCGAATCCCCGTCCTCCATCACCGCGCGGAGCTCCTCGATGCTGAGGAACCCGTCCCCGTTCTGCCTATCCGCCGCGGCGACCGTCTCCTTGGCCTTCCCGCACCCGTAGAATTCCCTTATCTCCGCGGCCGAGAGGTGTCGTCCGTCGCCGTCGGTGTCGAAGCAGCGGAAGACGCGGCCGCGCTCCGGCTCGGTCTCCCATTTCCAGAACGATGGATGAACATCCAGCCTAtccgagggcggtggcggcgacaggCTACGGCTACGGCTACGGCTGCGGCAGAGGCAACCGCAGGAGAGGACGAGACCCATGGCGAGACGGATCGTGCGCCGCGCGTTTCCGTAATGATCAGTGCGTGGGGGTTTTGGGGGCTCTTGGCCGATCGGCCATTGGCTTCAGGGTTTAGGTGCTCTTTAACGGTTTTCCTATAAATTTGTTTAACAGATTTTATCCTCAAAATCACACGATTTTTTTGGGTTAACCACGTCATGACGTCACAACCAGATtatgtgaaaaaaattgataatttaACACTTTTTTCGTTGTTCAATTGCTCTAATGGACACttgtgagaatgacatgtgtgACCATATAAGCGAATGTAAGTGGGCCATGATGTCAAATAATAAAAATCCATTTTAAGGagtgttaaattatcaaatctCTATA of the Oryza sativa Japonica Group chromosome 2, ASM3414082v1 genome contains:
- the LOC107279921 gene encoding probable calcium-binding protein CML20, giving the protein MGLVLSCGCLCRSRSRSRSLSPPPPSDRLDVHPSFWKWETEPERGRVFRCFDTDGDGRHLSAAEIREFYGCGKAKETVAAADRQNGDGFLSIEELRAVMEDGDSEALHAVFDEYDEDSIEELRAVMEDGDSEALQAVFN